A region from the Malus domestica chromosome 07, GDT2T_hap1 genome encodes:
- the LOC114826140 gene encoding uncharacterized protein, translating to MTTMEALVCRKLGDPTQPISDGGAEKAIVVEKNHPIPELGSPTSVRVRVKATSLNYANYLQILGKYQEKPPLPFIPGSDYSGTVDAVGPAVSKFKVGDPVCSFAALGSFAQFIVADQKELFGVPEGCDLVAAGALPVAFGTSHVALVHRANLSSGQVLLVLGAAGGVGLAAIQIGKVVGAIVIAVARGAEKVEYLKQLGVDHVVDSSSENVIQSVKDFLKSRKLKGVDVLYDPVGGKLTKEAMKVLSWGANILVIGFASGEVPVIPANIALVKNWTVHGLYWGSYKIHRPGILEESLKELLSWVARGLISIHISHAYRLPEANLAFSAIKDRKVIGKVMLVLDDERSARSKL from the exons ATGACGACGATGGAGGCTCTGGTGTGCCGGAAACTGGGCGACCCGACACAACCCATATCAGACGGAGGTGCGGAGAAAGCGATCGTGGTGGAGAAGAACCACCCAATTCCGGAATTGGGTTCGCCGACATcggtgagagtgagagtgaaagCTACGAGCTTGAACTACGCCAATTATCTGCAGATACTGGGCAAGTACCAGGAGAAGCCGCCCCTCCCTTTCATCCCAGGCTCCGACTACTCCGGGACCGTCGACGCCGTTGGACCCGCCGTATCCAAGTTCAAAGTCGGCGACCCTGTTTGCTCTTTTGCCGCCCTCGGCTCTTTCGCCCAGTTCATCGTCGCCGATCAGAAAGAGCT GTTTGGAGTGCCGGAGGGGTGTGATCTGGTGGCTGCCGGTGCACTGCCTGTTGCATTTGGGACCTCGCACGTGGCACTTGTTCATAGGGCCAATTTGTCCTCCGGTCAA GTATTGCTGGTTCTTGGTGCAGCTGGAGGAGTTGGCCTAGCGGCCATACAGATTGGCAAGGTTGTGGGAGCCATTGTTATCGCCGTAGCTAG GGGAGCTGAGAAGGTGGAGTATTTGAAGCAGTTGGGGGTTGATCATGTGGTGGACTCGAGCAGCGAAAATGTTATCCAAAGTGTGAAGGATTTCTTGAAATCCCGAAAGCTTAAAGGGGTTGACGTTTTGTATGATCCGGTTGGAGGCAAGCTTACGAAAGAGGCCATGAAGGTTTTGAGTTGGGGAGCCAACATTTTGGTCATAGGCTTTGCAAGTGGAGAGGTCCCTGTCATTCCTGCAAATATTGCGCTTGTTAAG AACTGGACGGTGCATGGACTTTACTGGGGTAGCTACAAAATACATCGACCAGGTATTCTTGAAGAATCGCTCAAGGAGCTACTGTCCTGGGTGGCAAGAGGGTTGATCAGCATCCACATTTCTCATGCTTATCGCCTGCCCGAG GCCAATCTCGCTTTCTCTGCCATCAAAGATAGGAAAGTCATTGGAAAAGTGATGCTTGTTCTCGATGACGAGAGAAGTGCAAGATCAAAGCTTTAA
- the LOC114826139 gene encoding uncharacterized protein yields MGSSAGVGVLPPDFALLKNCSKVSSFRGGNTTISLSFPSRFGSDAKNHTILKSFPVASAASVSGSGGAQYSGSEQLLDVQTKQKRRGIAGVEEDELENPKLLADPDSCFCEFRGVEIHHKVYNAQSQVYETEALSSQTKNVGYPMILLHGFGASVFSFSRVMKPLAEATGSKVLAFDRPAFGLTSRVSAFGHSASENGESKPLNPYSMAFAVLATLYFIDFLAAEKAILVGHSAGCLVAVDSYFESPERVAALILISPAIFAPRAIEKVAKGHQPEEDNQTEEDASNSVNQGNPFIQFFKTLSKFTKFISDAVMRLVKGMVGMLNSLYKKFLLAILRSAFAAMLVRMAIDKFGVAGVKNAWYDSKQVTEHVIQGYTKPLRIKGWDKALLEYTAAMLTDTSSKSKPPLSKRLCEISCPVLIITGDTDRIVPSWNAKRLSQAIPGSYLEVIKHCGHLPHEEKFHEFVSIVKKFLQTALGDSQEQHIQAVV; encoded by the exons ATGGGGAGCAGCGCAGGAGTGGGGGTGCTTCCTCCGGACTTTGCCTTGCTCAAGAATTGCAGCAAAGTTTCAAGCTTTCGTGGCGGCAACACCACCATCAGCTTAAGCTTTCCGTCAAGATTTGGTTCAGATGCCAAAAACCACACAATTCTTAAGTCTTTTCCAGTCGCTTCTGCTGCTTCCGTCAGTGGCTCCGGCGGCGCCCAATACTCCGGTTCTG AGCAATTGCTGGATGTGCAAACAAAGCAGAAGAGGAGGGGAATAGCTGGGGTTGAAGAAGATGAACTGGAGAATCCGAAACTTTTAGCTGACCCGGATAGTTGTTTTTGTGAGTTTAGAGGAGTGGAGATACACCACAAGGTATATAATGCACAATCACAGGTATATGAGACCGAGGCTCTCTCTAGCCAGACTAAGAATGTTGGGTATCCTATGATTTTGTTACATGGCTTCGGTGCCTCAGTTTTCTCGTTCAGTCGAGTTATGAAGCCATTGGCAGAGGCTACTGGTTCCAAGGTTCTTGCCTTTGATAGACCAGCCTTTGGATTGACATCAAGGGTAAGCGCTTTTGGGCATTCAGCTTCTGAAAATGGGGAATCCAAACCTTTGAATCCATATTCCATGGCATTTGCAGTGCTTGCTACCTTGTACTTCATTGATTTTCTGGCAGCTGAGAAGGCGATTCTGGTGGG GCATTCCGCTGGTTGTCTTGTAGCAGTTGATTCATATTTTGAATCCCCAGAGCGTGTTGCTGCTCTAATCCTTATCTCCCCAGCAATTTTTGCCCCAAGGGCTATTGAGAAGGTTGCTAAGGGCCATCAACCGGAAGAAGATAACCAGACTGAAGAAGATGCCTCAAATTCTGTAAATCAAGGAAATCCATTTATCCAGTTTTTCAAGACTCTGTCCAAGTTTACCAAATTTATTTCAGATGCAGTAATGCGACTCGTGAAGGGAATGGTTGGCATGCTTAACTCTTTGTACAAGAAATTCTTATTGGCTATTCTACGCTCTGCCTTTGCTGCAATGCTT GTGAGGATGGCTATTGATAAATTTGGTGTTGCTGGTGTTAAGAATGCATGGTATGACTCGAAACAAGTCACCGAACATGTCATACAAGGTTATACAAAG CCATTGAGGATTAAGGGTTGGGACAAGGCACTTCTGGAGTACACAGCAGCAATGCTCACAGACACTTCATCTAAGTCGAAGCCACCATTGTCGAAAAGACTTTGTGAAATCTCATGCCCTG TTCTGATAATTACGGGTGATACTGACCGGATTGTCCCCTCGTGGAATGCCAAGAGGCTATCACAAGCCATACCCGGGTCTTACCTTGAAGTAATCAAGCATTGTGGGCACTTGCCACATGAAGAGAAATTTCATGAGTTTGTCTCAATAGTTAAGAAGTTTCTGCAAACAGCTTTGGGAGATTCTCAGGAGCAGCACATACAAGCTGTAGTATGA
- the LOC103439556 gene encoding protein SRC2 homolog yields MLPGMGKLWVEVCLISARGLTRSSSLWKLQWYAVGWTNPNNKYCTKIDASGNANPVWRTKFATLVEGSEADLQDLALHIDVYSREPIFLREKLQGTATIVLREFLAKHNKNSGAPRQGAEEVGSYQLRKKNSNKPQGFIDVSIRISEDMEARSSYTGSEGGPMDHSNTITLATGDGSAPVIRPVGRQLRPEDQFRINSPYAQPMPFPPNYSNPSAFGPSYPPASATSYPPAREPNYPSASGPSYPPAGGPSYQPPRAPPPPPPPSNVGYIPTFIQRTDRMPETYINMPSSGAPPGRRGAAGVGMGIGAGALAAGAVIFGDDFMSGFDVPSGLQDASLTISIDPPF; encoded by the exons ATGTTG CCTGGCATGGGGAAACTCTGGGTTGAAGTGTGCCTGATATCCGCTCGAGGGCTCACGCGTTCCTCTTCGTTATGGAAGCTCCAGTGGTATGCTGTTGGGTGGACTAATCCCAACAACAAATACTGCACCAAGATTGATGCATCTGGAAATGCAAATCCGGTTTGGAGAACCAAGTTTGCTACCTTGGTTGAGGGCTCGGAGGCGGACTTGCAGGATCTGGCGCTGCACATTGATGTGTACAGCAGAGAGCCTATATTCCTTAGGGAAAAGCTTCAGGGGACGGCAACTATTGTCCTGAGAGAGTTTCTGGCTAAGCATAACAAGAACTCTGGGGCTCCAAGGCAAGGAGCTGAAGAAGTCGGGAGCTACCAGTTGCGGAAGAAGAACTCCAACAAACCTCAAGGGTTCATCGATGTTTCAATACGAATTTCCGAGGATATGGAAGCTCGAAGCTCGTACACAG GCAGTGAGGGAGGACCTATGGATCACAGCAACACCATCACCTTGGCTACTGGAGACGGGTCTGCACCAGTGATACGACCTGTAGGTCGACAACTAAGGCCAGAAGATCAGTTCCGTATCAACTCCCCATATGCACAACCAATGCCTTTCCCTCCAAACTATTCCAATCCATCTGCATTTGGACCAAGCTACCCACCAGCCAGCGCCACAAGTTACCCGCCAGCAAGAGAACCAAACTACCCTTCAGCAAGCGGACCAAGCTACCCACCAGCAGGCGGGCCAAGCTATCAGCCGCCTAGAGCTCCACCACCGCCTCCCCCACCTTCTAATGTTGGCTACATACCCACTTTTATCCAGAGAACAGATCGAATGCCAGAGACCTACATCAATATGCCATCATCTGGAGCACCGCCTGGTCGCAGAGGAGCAGCTGGTGTTGGAATGGGAATCGGTGCTGGAGCGCTGGCGGCTGGTGCCGTGATCTTTGGTGATGACTTCATGTCAGGATTCGACGTTCCTTCAGGCTTACAAGATGCTAGTCTTACCATATCAATTGATCCTCCTTTCTGA
- the LOC103439558 gene encoding GCN5-related N-acetyltransferase 3, chloroplastic, translating to MEVSAAVATAAAAISVKSMELKWVSSRGKTQMEKTIKTPSKSKSPFPLQAMVPIFISTNPSHVHPSDLRDLFTACNLSPHRFPNYADDGGVEAVDLHKLRIALSHSSVLVSVFCKPSELIGDSSSLSSSIETQQQKRKKKKKTVGFGELLQNAVTPVSPSNGQLVGFGRAVSDLGLTASVYDVMVIPSLREMGIGRMIVRRIIRILTSRDIYDIAALCSDDERSFFKGCGFGDDILASTAMMYTRSSISTDPEGNEQMIKRAGRKLLLVPPLLNTLERKKTRKS from the exons atggAGGTCAGTGCAGCGGTGGCTACGGCGGCTGCCGCCATATCCGTCAAGAGCATGGAGTTGAAATGGGTGAGCAGCAGAGGCAAAACCCAGATGGAAAAAACTATAAAAACGCCATCAAAGTCCAAATCGCCATTTCCTCTGCAAGCCATGGTCCCAATTTTCATATCCACAAACCCATCTCACGTACATCCATCCGACCTCCGAGACCTCTTCACCGCCTGCAACCTCTCACCCCACCGGTTCCCCAATTACGCCGACGACGGCGGCGTTGAAGCCGTCGACTTGCACAAGCTGCGCATTGCTCTCTCCCACAGCTCAGTCCTGGTCTCGGTCTTCTGCAAGCCAAGTGAATTAATTGGTGATTCATCATCGTTATCCTCTTCCATCGAAACGCAGCAgcaaaagaggaagaagaagaagaagacggttGGTTTTGGGGAGTTGCTTCAGAATGCGGTGACGCCTGTTTCACCATCTAACGGTCAGTTGGTCGGCTTTGGCCGCGCCGTTTCCGATCTCGGACTCACCGCCTCCGTATACGATGTCATG GTGATTCCTTCGTTGCGGGAAATGGGAATCGGCAGGATGATTGTTAGAAGAATCATAAG AATACTCACAAGTAGAGACATCTATGACATAGCAGCCCTTTGCTCAGATGATGAGAG GTCATTCTTCAAAGGGTGTGGCTTTGGGGATGACATTTTGGCCTCCACTGCAATGATGTATACAAGGAGTAGTATTTCAACTGATCCTGAAGGCAATGAACAGATGATTAAACGTGCCGGTCGGAAGCTATTGCTAGTTCCACCCCTCTTAAATACCTTAGAACGCAAGAAGACTAGGAAATCATAA
- the LOC103439559 gene encoding uncharacterized protein isoform X1: MMSDGNRRKSARLMDAESKGKKICYTEEDVSSEEDNSCQTRRRKRVQIGPVQDPAASRNEHELKTEVDNTLAGDAAMPSETPLPESWKLELLLSFLRKKDSYNMFAKPVNSQEVKGYSDIIKEPMDFGTISEKLSAGSYRTLEEFQHDVYLVSANAMSYNPPSSIFNREARDVKIIADELFGALKNDLKSFESVRSPKTSRAGMRSKNITNSSADRSTNGMPSKGRSQGVAEQKLQKAEVLNPQISTSNFQRRDLDLNVALSHNGINNSQSSNILPSSTPTQYCGAQTNVGCHNGQFIGTLPSINASFNSSIGTDVSRGRGPVITNLPASELRRQFEKVYGPSPSSSRWRYPRGNSSWTPPFCSTLGLNSNCSGGEPRQFQPMGGRGRTPYGTNSSKQASQGLNRLRPAEIGPQRPVFQPFQQQGQGRSTPTSGSQGLYWLRPAEIGPRRPVFQPFQRQGQGRSTPTSGTRMKPINLSDVDQWFGHHRSGGGSNTGAPPASSQGLGAAETNMFPLNSPHSGGSNTGAPPASSQGCD; this comes from the exons ATGATGTCGGACGGAAATAGACGCAAGAGTGCAAGATTGATGGATGCGGAAAGCAAGGGCAAGAAAATATGTTACACCGAAGAGGATGTGTCTTCTGAAGAAGATAATTCCTGCCAGACACGGAGAAGAAAAAGGGTTCAGATTGGACCAGTCCAAGATCCGGCCGCAAGCAGAAATGAGCATGAACTGAAAACAGAG GTTGACAATACACTTGCCGGTGATG CTGCCATGCCATCAGAGACTCCTCTACCAGAATCATGGAAGCTTGAACTGCTTCTTAGCTTTCTGCGAAA GAAAGACTCGTACAATATGTTTGCAAAGCCAGTAAACTCACAAGAG GTTAAAGGGTACAGTGATATTATTAAAGAGCCAATGGATTTCGGGACAATTTCAGAAAAACTCAGTGCAGGAAGCTACAGAACACTGGAAGAATTTCAG CATGATGTGTATTTGGTGTCAGCCAACGCAATGTCATACAACCCCCCATCCTCCATTTTTAATAGAGAG GCTCGTGATGTAAAAATTATAGCAGATGAGTTGTTTGGTGCACTGAAGAATGACCTTAAAAGCTTTGAAAGTGTGCGTTCCCCAAAAACATCACGAGCTGGTATGAGGAGCAAGAACATCACGAACAGTTCTGCTGATAGGTCAACTAATGGGATGCCTTCAAAGGGTAGGT CGCAAGGGGTTGCCGAGCAGAAGTTACAAAAAGCCGAAGTTCTTAATCCTCAGATTTCGACTTCAAACTTTCAGCGTAGAGATCTAGATCTTAATGTGGCATTATCTCATAATGGCATCAATAATTCTCAATCTTCAAATATCCTTCCTAGTTCCACCCCAACTCAGTACTGTGGTGCACAAACAAACGTTGGGTGCCATAATGGTCAGTTTATTGGGACTCTGCCCTCAATCAATGCCTCCTTTAACAGCAGCATTGGAACTGATGTTAGTAGGGGTAGGGGTCCCGTTATAACTAATCTGCCTGCTTCAGAACTAAGGAGGCAATTTGAAAAGGTTTATGGTCCGTCGCCATCTTCTTCCAGGTGGCGCTACCCTCGAGGTAATTCAAGTTGGACTCCACCCTTTTGCTCCACACTTGGGCTGAACTCAAATTGTTCGGGAGGTGAACCACGTCAATTTCAACCTATGGGTGGTAGAGGACGCACACCATATGGAACTAATAGTTCCAAGCAGGCAAGCCAAGGTCTGAACCGGTTGAGGCCAGCGGAGATAGGGCCACAACGACCTGTCTTCCAACCATTCCAGCAGCAAGGGCAAGGCCGGAGCACACCAACCTCTGGAAGCCAGGGTCTGTACTGGTTGAGGCCAGCGGAGATAGGGCCACGACGACCTGTCTTCCAACCATTCCAGCGGCAAGGGCAAGGCCGGAGCACACCAACCTCTGGAACCCGCATGAAGCCTATAAATTTGTCAGACGTAGATCAGTGGTTTGGGCATCATCGGAGTGGAGGGGGATCAAACACTGGAGCTCCTCCTGCAAGCTCACAAGGGCTGGGTGCCGCGGAAACAAACATGTTTCCTTTGAACTCTCCGCACTCAGGGGGATCAAACACTGGAGCTCCACCTGCAAGTTCTCAGGGATGTGACTGA
- the LOC103439559 gene encoding uncharacterized protein isoform X2, whose product MMSDGNRRKSARLMDAESKGKKICYTEEDVSSEEDNSCQTRRRKRVQIGPVQDPAASRNEHELKTEVDNTLAGDAAMPSETPLPESWKLELLLSFLRKKDSYNMFAKPVNSQEVKGYSDIIKEPMDFGTISEKLSAGSYRTLEEFQHDVYLVSANAMSYNPPSSIFNREARDVKIIADELFGALKNDLKSFESVRSPKTSRAGMRSKNITNSSADRSTNGMPSKAQGVAEQKLQKAEVLNPQISTSNFQRRDLDLNVALSHNGINNSQSSNILPSSTPTQYCGAQTNVGCHNGQFIGTLPSINASFNSSIGTDVSRGRGPVITNLPASELRRQFEKVYGPSPSSSRWRYPRGNSSWTPPFCSTLGLNSNCSGGEPRQFQPMGGRGRTPYGTNSSKQASQGLNRLRPAEIGPQRPVFQPFQQQGQGRSTPTSGSQGLYWLRPAEIGPRRPVFQPFQRQGQGRSTPTSGTRMKPINLSDVDQWFGHHRSGGGSNTGAPPASSQGLGAAETNMFPLNSPHSGGSNTGAPPASSQGCD is encoded by the exons ATGATGTCGGACGGAAATAGACGCAAGAGTGCAAGATTGATGGATGCGGAAAGCAAGGGCAAGAAAATATGTTACACCGAAGAGGATGTGTCTTCTGAAGAAGATAATTCCTGCCAGACACGGAGAAGAAAAAGGGTTCAGATTGGACCAGTCCAAGATCCGGCCGCAAGCAGAAATGAGCATGAACTGAAAACAGAG GTTGACAATACACTTGCCGGTGATG CTGCCATGCCATCAGAGACTCCTCTACCAGAATCATGGAAGCTTGAACTGCTTCTTAGCTTTCTGCGAAA GAAAGACTCGTACAATATGTTTGCAAAGCCAGTAAACTCACAAGAG GTTAAAGGGTACAGTGATATTATTAAAGAGCCAATGGATTTCGGGACAATTTCAGAAAAACTCAGTGCAGGAAGCTACAGAACACTGGAAGAATTTCAG CATGATGTGTATTTGGTGTCAGCCAACGCAATGTCATACAACCCCCCATCCTCCATTTTTAATAGAGAG GCTCGTGATGTAAAAATTATAGCAGATGAGTTGTTTGGTGCACTGAAGAATGACCTTAAAAGCTTTGAAAGTGTGCGTTCCCCAAAAACATCACGAGCTGGTATGAGGAGCAAGAACATCACGAACAGTTCTGCTGATAGGTCAACTAATGGGATGCCTTCAAAGG CGCAAGGGGTTGCCGAGCAGAAGTTACAAAAAGCCGAAGTTCTTAATCCTCAGATTTCGACTTCAAACTTTCAGCGTAGAGATCTAGATCTTAATGTGGCATTATCTCATAATGGCATCAATAATTCTCAATCTTCAAATATCCTTCCTAGTTCCACCCCAACTCAGTACTGTGGTGCACAAACAAACGTTGGGTGCCATAATGGTCAGTTTATTGGGACTCTGCCCTCAATCAATGCCTCCTTTAACAGCAGCATTGGAACTGATGTTAGTAGGGGTAGGGGTCCCGTTATAACTAATCTGCCTGCTTCAGAACTAAGGAGGCAATTTGAAAAGGTTTATGGTCCGTCGCCATCTTCTTCCAGGTGGCGCTACCCTCGAGGTAATTCAAGTTGGACTCCACCCTTTTGCTCCACACTTGGGCTGAACTCAAATTGTTCGGGAGGTGAACCACGTCAATTTCAACCTATGGGTGGTAGAGGACGCACACCATATGGAACTAATAGTTCCAAGCAGGCAAGCCAAGGTCTGAACCGGTTGAGGCCAGCGGAGATAGGGCCACAACGACCTGTCTTCCAACCATTCCAGCAGCAAGGGCAAGGCCGGAGCACACCAACCTCTGGAAGCCAGGGTCTGTACTGGTTGAGGCCAGCGGAGATAGGGCCACGACGACCTGTCTTCCAACCATTCCAGCGGCAAGGGCAAGGCCGGAGCACACCAACCTCTGGAACCCGCATGAAGCCTATAAATTTGTCAGACGTAGATCAGTGGTTTGGGCATCATCGGAGTGGAGGGGGATCAAACACTGGAGCTCCTCCTGCAAGCTCACAAGGGCTGGGTGCCGCGGAAACAAACATGTTTCCTTTGAACTCTCCGCACTCAGGGGGATCAAACACTGGAGCTCCACCTGCAAGTTCTCAGGGATGTGACTGA
- the LOC103439561 gene encoding cytochrome P450 714A1-like, with product MDVYIVLRIISSMAVVGLVGFYLHLYRTVWLKSERVRRKLRLQGIKGPAPTFLYGNLPEMQKIQQLQELKTPNLQADFIAHDYTSTLFPYFEHWRKQYGLVYTYSTGMRQHLYVNNPELVKEMNQCMSLDLGKPTYVSKRLAPMLGNGIVRSNGIVWSQQRKIVAPEFFSDKVKGMVSLMLESGQTLLRKWEDLIEAQGSVTAEIQVDEDLRDFSADVISRTCFGSSYVKGKEIFKKLRSLQEVISQQNFLFSNLGGLKKQNEKGLEREIETLIWEAVKERESSCDQKDLLQKILEGAINDQTLGNGSSKQFIVDNCKNIYFAGHESTAVAASWCLMLLALHPEWQARIRTELAQACPDGLPESNTLPQLKTMAMVIQEVLRLYPPAAFVSREALEDTQVGNMTFPKGVCLWTLIPTLHRDTETWGPDANEFKPERFTDGVSKACKFPHVYIPFGLGPRTCLGKNLAMVELKVLLSLVISKFSFTLSPKYKHSPAYKMIVVPGNGVHILIQKIC from the exons atggatgtCTATATTGTCTTGAGAATAATTTCTTCCATGGCTGTCGTGGGACTGGTTGGCTTCTACCTCCACCTCTACCGCACTGTTTGGCTAAAGTCCGAGAGAGTCAGAAGGAAGCTCCGACTGCAAGGCATCAAAGGCCCTGCACCTACCTTTCTGTATGGGAATCTTCCCGAGATGCAGAAAATCCAACAACTGCAAGAGTTGAAGACTCCAAACCTGCAGGCTGATTTTATAGCCCATGACTACACCTCCACTCTCTTCCCTTATTTCGAACACTGGAGAAAACAATACG GTCTAGTGTACACATATTCAACAGGAATGAGGCAACATTTGTATGTGAACAACCCAGAACTAGTGAAGGAAATGAACCAGTGCATGAGTTTGGATTTAGGCAAGCCTACTTATGTAAGCAAGAGACTTGCACCCATGCTTGGCAATGGAATTGTGAGGTCCAATGGCATTGTTTGGTCACAGCAAAGGAAGATTGTTGCCCCTGAGTTCTTCTCAGACAAAGTCAAG GGCATGGTGTCGCTGATGCTGGAGTCAGGACAGACATTGCTTAGAAAATGGGAGGACTTAATCGAAGCGCAAGGCAGCGTGACAGCGGAGATTCAGGTGGACGAGGATTTGAGAGATTTCTCTGCTGATGTTATATCAAGAACTTGTTTTGGAAGCTCTTATGTAAAGGGCAAAGAGATTTTCAAAAAGCTTAGAAGTCTTCAAGAAGTAATATCCCAGCAAAACTTCCTCTTTAGTAATTTGGG TGGATTGAAGAAGCAAAATGAGAAAGGCTTGGAGAGGGAGATAGAAACTTTGATTTGGGAGGCagtgaaagaaagagaaagttcATGTGACCAAAAGGATTTGTTGCAGAAAATACTAGAGGGAGCCATCAATGACCAAACCCTAGGCAATGGTTCATCCAAGCAGTTCATAGTTGACAACTGCAAGAACATATATTTTGCAGGCCATGAATCCACAGCTGTTGCTGCCTCTTGGTGTTTGATGCTGCTTGCATTACATCCTGAGTGGCAAGCCCGAATCAGGACGGAGTTGGCACAAGCTTGCCCGGATGGCCTGCCAGAGTCAAACACCCTCCCTCAGTTGAAAACG ATGGCAATGGTGATCCAAGAAGTCCTGCGCCTATACCCGCCGGCTGCATTCGTGTCAAGGGAGGCACTCGAAGACACCCAAGTGGGAAACATGACTTTCCCAAAAGGCGTATGCTTATGGACATTGATCCCAACGCTGCACAGAGACACAGAAACTTGGGGACCAGATGCAAATGAGTTCAAACCAGAGAGGTTCACTGATGGAGTCTCGAAGGCATGCAAGTTTCCCCACGTCTACATCCCATTTGGGTTGGGGCCTAGGACATGTTTGGGCAAAAACCTTGCCATGGTTGAACTAAAGGTTTTGCTATCCCTTGTTATCTCCAAGTTTTCTTTCACTCTATCTCCAAAATATAAGCATTCTCCTGCCTACAAAATGATCGTGGTGCCTGGAAATGGTGTACATATTCTTATTCAGAAAATCTGTTGA
- the LOC103439562 gene encoding uncharacterized protein — MEGGRRISASPRPCNGRRVVAKKRPRIGGVDGFVNSVKKLQRREISSKRDRAFTMSDAQERFRNIRLQEEYDTHDPKGHCAMVLPFLRKRSKIIEIVAARDIVFALAQSGVCAAFSRETNQRICFLNVSPDEVIRSLFYNKNNDSLITVSVYASDNFSSLKCRSTRIEYIRRGKPDAGFALFESESLKWPGFVEFDDVNGKVLTYSAQDSIYKVFDLKNYTMLYSISDKNVQEIKISPGIMLLIFTKASSHVPLKILSIEDGTVLKSFNHLLHRNKKVDFIEQFNEKLLVKQENENLQILDVRNFEMTEVSRTQFMTPSAFIFLYENQLFLTFRNRTVAVWNFRGELVTSFEDHLLWHPDCNTNNIYITSDQDLIISYCKADSDDPLSEGNAGSINISNILTGKCLAKIRATNNAEKECTCSGESCGSSCNSKKRALSSRIRSTVAEALEDITALFYDEERNEIYTGNRLGLVHVWSN; from the exons ATGGAAGGGGGAAGGAGAATCTCGGCGAGTCCTCGGCCTTGCAACGGTAGGAGGGTGGTGGCGAAGAAACGACCTCGTATTGGTGGGGTTGATGGGTTCGTCAACAGCGTTAAGAAGCTCCAGAGGCGCGAAATCAGCTCCAAGCGCGACCGTGCCTTCACTATGAGCGATGCCCAAGAGAGGTTTCGCAATATCCGCCTccag GAGGAATATGATACGCATGATCCTAAGGGTCATTGTGCCATGGTTCTGCCTTTCCTGCGAAAGAGGtccaaaattattgaaattGTAGCAGCACGTGACATCGTGTTTGCCCTCGCACAATCCGGTGTTTGTGCAGCATTTAGCCGAG AAACCAACCAGAGAATATGCTTTCTGAATGTCAGTCCTGATGAAGTGATAAGAAGCTTGttttataataaaaacaatgacTCACTTATCACCGTTTCGGTTTATGCCTCAGACAACTTCAGTTCTTTGAAATGCAGAAGCACAAGGATTGA ATACATAAGAAGGGGTAAACCAGATGCTGGATTTGCTCTTTTTGAATCCGAGTCACTGAAATGGCCTGGTTTTGTAGAGTTTGATGATGTAAATGGGAAGGTTCTTACTTATTCTGCACAGGATAG TATATACAAGGTGTTTGATCTGAAAAACTACACAATGTTGTACTCCATATCGGATAAGAATGTCCAAGAGATTAAGATCAG CCCTGGGATCATGCTGTTGATTTTTACTAAAGCTAGTAGCCATGTTCCTCTTAAGATTCTGTCTATAGAGGATGGTACTGTCCTTAAATCCTTTAACCATCTCCTTCATCGGAATAAGAAGGTGGATTTCATCGAACAGTTCAACGAAAAGCTTCTTGTAAAGCAAGAAAATGAgaaccttcaaattcttgat GTTCGCAATTTTGAGATGACAGAAGTAAGCAGAACTCAATTCATGACACCATCAGCCTTCATATTTCTGTATGAGAATCAGTTATTCCTGACGTTTCGGAATCGAACCGTGGCTGTTTGGAACTTTAGAGGAGAACTTGTGACTTCGTTTGAGGATCATCTTTTGTGGCATCCCGACTGCAATACCAATAACATATACATTACGAGTGACCAGGATCTTATCATTTCTTACTGCAAGGCCGATTCTGACGATCCATTATCTGAAGGAAATG CTGGATCCATAAATATCAGCAATATCTTGACCGGAAAATGCCTTGCTAAGATAAGAGCAACCAACAACGCTGAAAAAGAATGCACTTGTAGTGGTGAGTCTTGTGGTAGCAGTTGCAATTCGAAGAAGCGGGCCCTTTCATCCCGAATTAGGAGTACAGTTGCAGAAGCCTTGGAAGACATTACTGCTCTCTTCTACGACGAAGAGCGCAACGAGATTTACACGGGCAATAGGCTCGGTCTAGTTCACGTATGGTCTAACTAA